The following are encoded in a window of Methylocystis rosea genomic DNA:
- a CDS encoding ABC transporter permease, with protein MTVAAMQRPPKVARQSAAEGARLALSGDWTLVASQRLEEEGRRIVEEARLDRMVSIDLSQVSQLDTAGAWLINRARHDLARRDVAVTLEHVRPEYSTLLEETRYRDFAAPSRPRSNVIFVLLADFGESVVDALREFYRGVGFLGEFVSSMMYVAANPRRFRLTSLVAQIELVGFRSVPIIVLINILVGGIVAQQGIFQLLKFGASSYTVSLIGILVLRELGVLLTSIMIAGRSGSAITAELGSMKMREEVDALLVMGLSPFEVLIAPRVLGLVISLPILTFVADMAALFGGMLVAWWYGGISPAAFASLLKEAIALHTFLVGIIKAPFMALVIGLIASMDGLATQGSAESLGRQVTSSVVKSIFMVIVMDGVFAVFFAAIDY; from the coding sequence ATGACCGTCGCGGCGATGCAGCGTCCGCCCAAAGTCGCGCGCCAATCCGCGGCGGAGGGCGCGCGCCTTGCGCTTTCGGGCGACTGGACGCTCGTCGCCTCTCAGCGCCTGGAGGAGGAGGGGCGTCGAATCGTCGAGGAGGCCCGCCTCGACCGCATGGTCTCGATAGATCTTTCGCAAGTCTCGCAACTCGATACGGCCGGCGCCTGGCTGATCAATCGCGCGCGGCATGATCTCGCGCGCCGCGACGTCGCTGTCACGCTCGAACATGTGCGGCCTGAATATTCGACCCTGCTCGAAGAAACGCGTTACCGCGACTTCGCTGCGCCATCGCGGCCGCGATCCAATGTCATCTTCGTTCTGCTTGCAGATTTTGGCGAATCCGTCGTGGACGCGCTTCGCGAATTTTACCGCGGCGTCGGCTTTCTCGGCGAATTCGTCTCCTCGATGATGTATGTGGCCGCCAATCCGCGGCGGTTCAGGCTCACGTCGCTCGTCGCGCAAATCGAGCTGGTCGGCTTTCGCAGCGTCCCGATCATCGTGTTGATCAACATTCTGGTCGGCGGCATCGTCGCGCAACAGGGCATCTTTCAATTGCTCAAATTCGGCGCGTCCAGCTACACGGTCAGCCTGATCGGCATTCTTGTCTTGCGCGAACTCGGCGTGCTGCTCACCTCGATCATGATCGCCGGCCGTTCAGGCTCGGCGATCACCGCCGAACTCGGCTCGATGAAAATGCGCGAGGAGGTCGACGCGCTGCTGGTGATGGGACTTTCGCCCTTCGAGGTGCTGATCGCGCCGCGCGTGCTCGGTCTGGTGATTTCCCTGCCGATTTTGACCTTCGTCGCCGACATGGCGGCGCTCTTTGGCGGCATGCTCGTGGCCTGGTGGTATGGGGGGATCAGCCCCGCGGCGTTCGCGTCATTGCTCAAAGAGGCGATCGCGCTGCATACGTTTCTCGTCGGCATCATCAAGGCGCCCTTCATGGCGCTGGTGATTGGCCTCATCGCATCGATGGACGGGCTCGCGACGCAGGGCTCCGCTGAATCGCTCGGCCGGCAGGTCACGTCCTCGGTCGTGAAATCAATCTTCATGGTCATTGTGATGGATGGGGTGTTCGCCGTATTCTTTGCGGCGATCGACTATTGA
- the dgcA gene encoding N-acetyl-D-Glu racemase DgcA, whose product MKRKLSVAIQSYPIAGSFVISRGAKTEAVVVTATLVQGGGVGRGECVPYARYGESAESVVAIIEGARDALEAGADRAALQRLLPPGAARNALDCALWDLEAKLSGVPAHISAGFEALSPLVTAFTISVGAPDQMRAAAERAAGRPLLKIKLAGEGDEARLAAVRAGAPNSALIVDANESWAAETLPRQLAACADYGVSLVEQPLPAGRDDILATMPRPVPICADESVHDRASLAPLKGRYDAVNIKLDKTGGLTEALALARAAQEMGFSIMAGCMVGTSLAMAPAVLVGQIASFVDLDGPLLLARDRIPGLCYEGSTLMPPARELWG is encoded by the coding sequence TTGAAGCGAAAACTATCTGTAGCCATACAGAGTTACCCGATCGCCGGCAGCTTCGTGATTTCAAGGGGCGCCAAGACCGAAGCCGTCGTCGTGACCGCAACCTTGGTTCAAGGCGGCGGCGTCGGGCGGGGCGAATGCGTGCCCTACGCCCGTTATGGCGAAAGCGCCGAAAGCGTTGTCGCCATAATTGAAGGCGCGCGCGACGCTCTTGAAGCTGGCGCCGATCGCGCCGCCCTGCAGCGCCTGCTGCCGCCGGGGGCGGCGCGCAACGCGCTCGATTGCGCCCTCTGGGACCTTGAAGCCAAGCTTTCAGGCGTTCCAGCCCATATCTCGGCAGGTTTCGAGGCGCTCTCGCCGCTTGTGACGGCATTCACGATCTCGGTCGGCGCGCCCGATCAGATGCGCGCTGCGGCGGAAAGGGCGGCCGGTCGGCCGCTCTTGAAAATCAAACTCGCCGGCGAAGGCGACGAAGCGCGCCTCGCCGCGGTGCGCGCAGGCGCCCCCAACTCAGCCCTCATCGTCGACGCCAATGAATCATGGGCGGCGGAAACCCTTCCCCGTCAGCTCGCCGCCTGCGCCGATTACGGCGTCTCGCTTGTTGAGCAGCCTCTGCCGGCGGGCAGGGACGACATTCTCGCGACCATGCCCCGACCGGTGCCGATCTGCGCCGACGAAAGCGTGCATGACCGCGCCTCGCTCGCGCCGCTCAAGGGCCGCTACGACGCGGTCAACATCAAGCTCGACAAAACTGGCGGCCTCACCGAAGCGCTGGCGCTGGCGCGCGCGGCGCAGGAGATGGGCTTTTCCATCATGGCGGGCTGCATGGTGGGAACGTCGCTCGCGATGGCGCCGGCTGTCCTGGTGGGGCAGATCGCCTCCTTCGTCGACCTCGACGGGCCTCTGCTTCTGGCCCGCGACCGCATTCCTGGGCTGTGCTACGAAGGATCGACTCTCATGCCGCCGGCGCGGGAGCTCTGGGGATAG
- a CDS encoding MlaD family protein: METRANYALIGAFTLAVAFAAFLFVYWFSGPSQLGRQDTFQIVFTEVSGLSRGSSVLFNGVKVGEVTHLGISEQDPSKVDVLVRIDSRTPVKTDTRARLETRGFTGVSDVLLVGGTPGAPPLTAQVGQKYPQIQAERSEIQNLLVNVQSLSKKAAEVLTKLDKLIDDNGPAITATLKNAATVSKTFADNSASITTFIHDASDVARSLKPAAARLDQLLAAGERTIKAIDPKQIKAIAGNIAGASERINRFAATGLREYGQLAVDGRKAVDTFDRTLRSVEKNPSQFIFGPSQSVPEYQGR; this comes from the coding sequence ATGGAAACCCGCGCCAACTACGCCCTGATCGGCGCTTTCACGCTGGCGGTCGCCTTCGCCGCCTTTCTTTTCGTCTACTGGTTTTCCGGTCCGAGCCAGCTTGGCCGGCAGGATACATTCCAGATTGTCTTCACCGAGGTTTCAGGGCTGAGCCGCGGGTCCTCGGTGCTGTTCAATGGCGTGAAGGTCGGCGAGGTCACGCATCTTGGCATTTCCGAACAGGATCCGAGCAAGGTCGATGTGCTCGTCAGGATCGACAGCAGAACGCCGGTCAAGACCGACACGCGCGCGCGTCTCGAGACGCGGGGCTTTACGGGCGTTTCCGACGTCCTACTGGTCGGCGGCACGCCCGGCGCCCCGCCTCTGACGGCGCAAGTCGGCCAGAAGTATCCCCAAATTCAGGCCGAGCGCTCCGAAATCCAAAATTTGCTCGTCAATGTTCAGAGCCTGTCGAAAAAAGCCGCCGAAGTCCTCACGAAACTCGACAAGCTCATAGACGATAATGGTCCGGCCATCACCGCGACGCTTAAAAACGCTGCAACGGTCAGCAAGACTTTCGCCGATAACTCCGCTTCGATCACGACTTTCATCCACGACGCGTCGGACGTCGCACGCTCGCTTAAACCGGCGGCGGCGCGGCTCGATCAGCTGCTTGCGGCCGGCGAAAGGACCATCAAGGCGATTGACCCCAAGCAGATCAAGGCGATCGCCGGCAATATCGCCGGGGCCTCGGAACGCATCAATCGTTTCGCCGCGACGGGGCTGCGCGAATATGGACAGCTCGCTGTGGACGGTCGCAAGGCCGTCGACACATTCGATCGCACGCTGCGTTCGGTTGAGAAGAACCCGTCACAATTCATCTTCGGGCCGTCCCAGTCCGTGCCGGAGTATCAAGGCCGTTAA
- a CDS encoding NAD(P)/FAD-dependent oxidoreductase codes for MNQLKEAAIETDVVIVGAGPAGLFSVFELGLLDIKAHVIDILPRAGGQCSELYPEKPIYDIPGLPVCTGQELTDNLLKQIEPFHPTFHFNEMVETLVSLGTAEKPEFRLSTDAGKIFHAKVVFIAAGGGSFQPKKPPIPKIESYEGKSVFYAVRRMEDFRDKNVVIVGGGDSALDWTLNLQPVAKSITLVHRRDQFRAAPHSVSAMQELMAAGKIDFRLGQITAVEGEDGELAGAILKGNDGVEEKLACERLMPFFGLTMKLGPVADWGLQLNENLIPVDTEKFETSHPGIFAVGDINSYPGKLKLILSGFHEVALAAQKAHRYVYPEKKLLFQYTTSSTNLQKKLGVS; via the coding sequence ATGAACCAGCTTAAAGAAGCCGCGATCGAAACCGATGTGGTCATTGTCGGCGCCGGCCCAGCGGGTCTTTTTTCGGTGTTCGAACTTGGCCTGTTGGACATCAAGGCGCATGTCATCGACATTCTTCCGCGCGCCGGCGGCCAGTGCTCGGAACTCTATCCCGAAAAGCCGATTTATGACATTCCCGGCCTGCCGGTCTGCACCGGCCAGGAGCTGACGGACAATCTCCTGAAGCAGATCGAGCCGTTTCACCCGACCTTTCACTTCAACGAAATGGTCGAGACGCTCGTGTCGCTCGGAACGGCCGAAAAGCCGGAATTTCGCCTCAGCACCGACGCGGGAAAAATTTTCCACGCCAAGGTCGTCTTCATCGCCGCCGGCGGGGGATCGTTCCAGCCCAAGAAGCCGCCGATCCCGAAGATCGAGTCCTATGAGGGGAAGTCGGTGTTTTACGCCGTGCGCCGCATGGAGGACTTCCGCGACAAGAACGTCGTCATCGTTGGCGGCGGCGACTCGGCGCTCGACTGGACCCTCAATCTGCAGCCGGTGGCGAAAAGCATCACGCTCGTTCATCGTCGTGACCAGTTCCGCGCCGCGCCGCATTCCGTCTCGGCGATGCAGGAGCTCATGGCGGCGGGCAAGATCGACTTCAGGCTTGGCCAGATTACCGCGGTCGAAGGCGAGGATGGCGAACTCGCGGGCGCGATCCTCAAGGGAAATGACGGCGTCGAAGAGAAGCTCGCCTGCGAGCGCCTGATGCCGTTCTTCGGCCTCACCATGAAGCTTGGCCCCGTCGCCGATTGGGGGCTTCAGCTCAATGAAAACCTCATTCCCGTCGACACCGAGAAATTCGAAACGAGTCATCCCGGCATTTTTGCCGTCGGCGACATCAACTCTTATCCCGGCAAATTGAAGCTCATCCTTTCAGGCTTCCACGAGGTCGCGCTCGCCGCGCAGAAGGCCCATCGTTACGTCTATCCCGAAAAGAAGCTTCTGTTCCAGTACACGACGTCCTCGACCAATCTGCAAAAGAAGCTCGGGGTCTCCTGA
- a CDS encoding SRPBCC family protein: MTGLLLIVLFYGAALLALAVYLQPNSFVVRREAVINAPPRRVFAAINNLRNWESWSPWAKLDPNAEIQYEGPAAGPGAAFEWSGDKNVGAGRMTIVDSRPTERVDLRLDMRKPFAAANDVTFFLAPDGELTKGRWLARTLGLGGDSAAHKTHVVWSMSGDASLASRAMNIFVSRDKMIGDQFEKGLQNLSAHLSK, from the coding sequence ATGACTGGCTTGTTGCTCATCGTCTTGTTCTACGGCGCCGCTTTGCTCGCACTGGCCGTTTACCTGCAGCCGAATAGTTTCGTGGTGCGGCGCGAGGCGGTCATCAATGCGCCGCCGCGCCGGGTTTTTGCCGCGATCAATAATCTGCGCAATTGGGAGTCTTGGTCACCCTGGGCGAAACTCGATCCAAACGCCGAAATCCAATATGAGGGACCCGCGGCGGGCCCCGGCGCCGCCTTCGAATGGTCGGGCGACAAGAATGTCGGCGCAGGGCGCATGACCATCGTCGACAGTCGACCGACCGAGCGCGTCGACCTCAGGCTCGATATGCGCAAGCCCTTTGCTGCGGCCAATGACGTGACCTTCTTTCTCGCTCCCGACGGCGAACTGACGAAAGGACGCTGGCTCGCGCGCACGCTGGGTTTGGGCGGCGACTCCGCGGCGCATAAGACTCATGTCGTTTGGAGCATGTCCGGCGACGCCAGCCTCGCGAGCAGGGCGATGAACATCTTCGTCAGCCGCGACAAGATGATCGGCGATCAGTTCGAGAAAGGCCTTCAAAATCTTAGCGCGCATCTCAGCAAATAG
- a CDS encoding ABC-type transport auxiliary lipoprotein family protein, protein MKLKASASTQRKVAQATAIVSVAFLVSACAQATRETFDLTTETGALRSVALRSGPAVFVPEPAALAPTSSDRIVVRAGDDSVAILPGVQWSDPMPRLFQRRLIEALQQCGLSASSNFGAQTKLQTDVRRFEIDLARNLAVIEVSVQLVDSGSGRAKAARIFVEETPAPEHTGSPAVRALSDAAARIALRIGQWARARL, encoded by the coding sequence ATGAAACTGAAGGCGTCCGCTTCGACGCAACGCAAGGTCGCGCAGGCGACGGCGATCGTGTCGGTCGCATTTCTCGTTTCCGCCTGCGCCCAGGCGACGCGCGAGACGTTCGATCTGACGACCGAAACGGGCGCTTTGCGAAGCGTCGCTTTGCGCAGCGGCCCCGCGGTCTTCGTGCCTGAACCCGCCGCGCTCGCGCCGACCTCCTCGGATCGGATTGTGGTTCGCGCCGGCGATGACAGCGTGGCCATTCTTCCCGGCGTGCAGTGGTCGGATCCGATGCCGCGTCTTTTCCAGCGCCGCTTGATTGAAGCGCTGCAGCAGTGCGGTCTTTCAGCCTCTTCCAACTTTGGCGCGCAAACAAAATTGCAGACGGACGTGCGGCGCTTCGAGATCGACCTCGCCCGCAATCTCGCGGTCATTGAAGTTTCCGTCCAACTCGTCGACTCGGGCAGCGGCCGGGCGAAGGCGGCGCGGATCTTTGTCGAAGAGACGCCGGCCCCGGAACACACCGGCTCGCCAGCCGTGCGGGCGCTCAGCGACGCGGCGGCGCGTATCGCGCTGCGCATCGGCCAATGGGCCCGCGCCCGCCTATAG
- a CDS encoding 4'-phosphopantetheinyl transferase family protein, with protein sequence MFFIDVAKIADDEWPKLAALLDEGETARAARFAFESDRLAYVAAHALLRASLSGRAKGIAPAAWRFGVTLHGKPFLASPRTGLDVSLSHTRGMAAVAIASGRDVGVDVESFLRPRDALKVAERFFAPEEAAIVRRELDPESQSDVFFAIWTLKEAVLKADGRGLAGGLDSFVVNLSPLAVSSDSGDSYGVEQWRRAGFFIAAAARGEVKFRLMETYAAALIEAADSFEA encoded by the coding sequence GTGTTCTTCATCGACGTCGCGAAGATCGCCGACGACGAATGGCCGAAGCTCGCTGCGCTTCTCGACGAAGGTGAGACCGCGCGGGCGGCGCGTTTTGCGTTCGAATCGGATCGCCTCGCCTATGTCGCCGCGCATGCGCTGTTGCGCGCAAGCCTTTCCGGGCGCGCGAAAGGGATTGCGCCCGCCGCGTGGCGATTCGGCGTGACGCTGCACGGCAAGCCGTTCCTGGCGTCGCCGCGCACCGGCCTTGACGTGAGCCTGTCGCATACCCGGGGCATGGCCGCCGTGGCGATCGCGTCGGGACGCGACGTTGGCGTCGACGTCGAGTCGTTTCTCAGGCCGCGAGACGCCCTGAAGGTGGCGGAGCGTTTTTTTGCGCCCGAAGAGGCGGCGATCGTGCGCAGAGAGCTTGATCCGGAGTCGCAGAGCGACGTTTTCTTTGCGATCTGGACTCTCAAGGAGGCTGTCCTGAAGGCCGACGGGCGGGGGTTGGCGGGCGGGCTCGACAGCTTTGTCGTCAACCTGTCGCCGCTCGCCGTTAGCAGCGATTCCGGCGACAGTTACGGCGTTGAGCAATGGCGCCGCGCAGGTTTCTTCATCGCTGCGGCGGCGCGCGGCGAGGTCAAATTCCGCCTCATGGAAACGTATGCGGCCGCGCTGATCGAGGCTGCCGATTCATTTGAAGCCTGA
- a CDS encoding ABC transporter ATP-binding protein — protein sequence MTNASAHAAQPRPNRDVIISVRDLVVGFGDKTIMKGLSLDVYRGEVLGFVGGSGQGKSVLTRAILGLTPTRGGSIRVFGQDRDALAPLERRALEQRWGVLFQNGALFSGLTVKQNIQMPMREMRDLSQRLMDELALLKLELVGLNPDAADKFPSELSGGMVKRAALARALALDPELVFLDEPTSGLDPISAAEFDALIGTLQQTLGLTVFMVTHDLDSLYSICDRVAALAEGRVIAAGPLETLLASDHPWLKAYFHGVRGGRLTAARVEQKDEQWKPAPTTP from the coding sequence ATGACCAACGCCTCGGCTCACGCCGCTCAACCGCGCCCGAATCGCGACGTCATTATCAGCGTGCGCGATCTCGTGGTCGGCTTTGGCGACAAAACCATCATGAAAGGGCTCAGCCTCGACGTCTACCGCGGCGAGGTGCTCGGCTTCGTCGGAGGATCTGGGCAGGGAAAATCGGTGCTCACCCGCGCGATTCTCGGACTCACGCCGACGCGAGGCGGCTCCATTCGGGTTTTTGGGCAAGATCGCGACGCGCTCGCGCCGCTTGAGCGGCGTGCGCTGGAACAGCGTTGGGGCGTGCTGTTTCAGAACGGCGCGCTGTTTTCGGGCCTCACGGTGAAGCAGAATATTCAGATGCCGATGCGCGAAATGCGCGACCTCTCTCAGCGACTGATGGACGAGCTGGCCCTGCTGAAGCTCGAGCTTGTTGGCCTCAATCCCGACGCCGCGGACAAATTTCCGTCAGAATTGTCGGGCGGCATGGTGAAGCGCGCGGCCCTGGCGCGCGCCTTGGCGCTTGATCCCGAGCTTGTGTTCCTGGACGAACCGACATCGGGACTCGATCCGATCAGCGCCGCCGAATTCGACGCGCTGATCGGCACGCTGCAGCAGACCCTCGGGCTGACCGTGTTTATGGTGACGCACGATCTCGACAGCCTGTATTCTATTTGCGACAGGGTGGCGGCGCTCGCTGAAGGTCGGGTCATCGCCGCAGGGCCGCTGGAAACCTTGCTCGCATCCGACCACCCGTGGCTGAAGGCCTATTTCCACGGCGTGCGTGGCGGCAGACTGACTGCGGCGCGCGTTGAGCAGAAGGACGAACAATGGAAACCCGCGCCAACTACGCCCTGA
- a CDS encoding methyltransferase domain-containing protein gives MTDIALGFRNADGALRSQLTGCLDFMNETPFFKRYKQETWDALQISGNSKILDVACGVGFDVIGLARRFPRADVFGLDSAHGFLGLARERARGLSNALFVGGDSRNLPFGDRVFDGVRIDRSLQHISAPIEALREMVRVTRKGGRIVVAEPDWGTYFVYNGKLETGAKMARLWEKSFANPYIGREIGVLLQKCGVENIGCRGHALVVRSLDAAEIIFDLTRVTENCVSAGVLTRDEAEDWSSASKAASQSGAFLACLNLMLWDGSIPD, from the coding sequence ATGACGGACATCGCTTTAGGCTTCCGGAACGCCGATGGCGCGCTACGGTCTCAGCTGACCGGATGCCTCGATTTCATGAACGAAACGCCTTTTTTCAAGCGCTACAAGCAGGAGACTTGGGACGCGCTGCAAATATCCGGAAACAGTAAGATATTGGATGTGGCCTGCGGCGTCGGCTTCGACGTCATCGGACTCGCGCGGCGCTTCCCGCGCGCCGACGTCTTCGGTCTCGATTCGGCGCATGGCTTTCTCGGCCTGGCGCGAGAGCGGGCGCGGGGGCTTTCCAATGCGCTTTTCGTCGGCGGCGACTCCCGCAACCTCCCCTTCGGCGATCGCGTGTTCGATGGCGTTCGAATCGATCGCTCCTTGCAGCACATCAGCGCCCCCATCGAGGCGCTGCGCGAAATGGTCCGGGTGACGCGCAAGGGCGGCAGAATCGTCGTCGCCGAGCCCGATTGGGGAACATATTTCGTCTACAACGGGAAACTCGAAACCGGGGCTAAGATGGCGCGACTATGGGAGAAGTCTTTCGCCAATCCATACATCGGCCGAGAGATCGGCGTTCTGCTCCAAAAGTGCGGCGTCGAAAACATCGGCTGCAGGGGGCATGCTCTCGTCGTCAGAAGTCTCGACGCGGCGGAGATCATCTTCGACCTCACGCGGGTGACGGAGAATTGCGTGTCCGCGGGCGTCTTGACGCGAGACGAGGCGGAAGACTGGTCGAGCGCGTCTAAAGCGGCGTCCCAAAGCGGCGCGTTTCTCGCGTGCCTGAACCTCATGCTGTGGGACGGTTCGATACCGGACTGA
- a CDS encoding 2Fe-2S iron-sulfur cluster-binding protein — protein sequence MAKMSFEDAATRYGAEPGGGAPTKVKITFVDSQGQARSVEGEVGSTVMETARRNDIPEIAAECGGACACATCHVYVDEKWAEKTGKASQMEEDMLDFAFDVKPNSRLCCQITVRPELDGLVLTTPAQQG from the coding sequence ATGGCGAAGATGAGCTTTGAGGATGCTGCGACCCGCTATGGCGCGGAGCCGGGGGGCGGCGCGCCGACAAAGGTCAAGATCACCTTCGTCGATTCTCAGGGTCAAGCCCGATCCGTCGAGGGCGAGGTTGGCTCCACCGTGATGGAGACAGCAAGGCGCAATGATATTCCGGAGATCGCCGCGGAATGCGGCGGCGCCTGCGCTTGCGCCACCTGCCACGTCTATGTCGATGAAAAATGGGCCGAAAAAACCGGCAAAGCGTCGCAGATGGAGGAGGATATGCTCGACTTCGCCTTTGACGTGAAGCCGAATTCGCGGCTGTGCTGCCAGATCACCGTAAGGCCGGAACTCGACGGGCTGGTCTTAACGACCCCCGCCCAGCAGGGCTGA